Below is a genomic region from Rhinolophus sinicus isolate RSC01 linkage group LG11, ASM3656204v1, whole genome shotgun sequence.
TAAAAAGCACTGCATGAAGGCTTAGCTAATTTAATCCCTGTAACATCCATGCAAAGAAGGCATTATGGTTTTCAAATATAGAAAATGAGGTTCAATAAAAGTGATAActtgttgaagaaaataaaaaagtatgtcTGATGCTAAGAATTAAGTGAAGCAGAATTCCACACTGGTGACCTCAACCACTTTtatatttgctgtgtgaccttgggcaagttacagtTCCCTAATCTGAGAAATGGATTAGCTCCTACCTgaagggttgttgtgaaaattaaatgtaatcaAGATTTATATATCAGCGCCTCATATAGTGTTAGTCAtcattattcatttcattttcactgctggCCGATCACTGAAAACACAACAGCGACCAAGCCAACTGCAggtcttgccctcatggagctcacaggcCAGTGGAGAGGGCCCCATGACAGCCCAGGCAATCAGGGCTTGAGGGGGTGGTCAGGGGTTGAGGTGGGACATCCAGGGCCCGTAGGATGTTAGAGGCAGGCACCTGAGGGGGAAGCAGatagagaaggcttcctggaggagggctCTTGTGAGCTAAAACCCTGAAGGATGAGCAACAGTGACTAGGTTAATGGGTAGAACATAAAATGAACTGGGAGGGTATTAAAGCCAGAGGAagcagcacgtgcaaaggccgaTGTGTCAACATTTTGCCCTGGAGAACGCTGTGGAAAAGAAGTAGCGAGCTTATAAGGGACAGCATGGAGTCTGGACTACACAAGAACTCACCATCCTTCTTGATCTTCTCATTGAGGTTGTTGATATAAATAGTGTGGTTGGGGCGGGTCTCGGGAACTGCCATGGAGTAAGGTGTTGAGGTAGggctgaaaaagaaggaaaaacagaacttCAACCCTGAGTTTCTCCAAATCTCTTGTCCCAAAGCGGACTTAACGGACTGCTTAGATCTTAACGGATCTTCCTTCCAGGAAGAGGTCAGGTAAGGCCGGGAGAAGGCAAGAGGAGAGCACTCGCTTTGTTAGAAAACAAAGCGAAAGCAGTATATCGCTTGTCCCCCGCGCGTGGTGAGGGAAACCTCGAAGTTTACTACGAGTCCCAGGATGCTCTACGCGACTCAATAGACGGAGCGTCCTGACCGGCGATTCCCATTGGCCCATGAGCTCAAAGCCGGCCCAGGATAAAGAACCCAGATGTAAAAGCCAGTTAAGGAGGGGCGGCTTTGTGGCGCTCTGGCCTCGCGCGGCGGGAAAATAGTTTCCCCACACAAGGCTCAGGAACACCCTGGCGCCAAACGCTCCGCTCACCCGATGCCGATGGCTACCTGTGCCCGAGATCACTCACCAACAGAGCCGCAGCTCCAGCAAGTGGTGCCTGCTACGTTTCTGAGCGCCGACCACGAAGCTATCCCTTCTGGCTCCGCCTGTCTTTCTGCGACCCAACCACTGCACGTAAACTCGTTACGTTGACCAATCAGATTAAGTCTCGCCCCGATCTTACCAATCAATGCTCGGCCCAGAAATTCGCCAATCAAAACGGCACTTGAGTTCCCGCCTCGTCAAGAAAACCCCGCCCACCCCCTGCTAGGCCTCCCGCCTTCTACGGCGTTCCGGGCTACCGACCAATCTGTAAAGGCTGCGCCTCTAGCCAATCGGGACATGGCTCGCGCTGCAGTCTCTTCCGGAGGCAGTCCTTTGGAAGTCCCACCTCTCTCCCGTTGCCCCGCGTTCTCTGTCACGTGATCGCTAAAGGGACGAGCCCCTGTGCGAGCCCTACCACGTGATGTGGGAAAAGGCGTGTGCTGCGGCCGCCATTTTGCGGGAAGTGGAGACGCGTTACACTGATTCTTTTTCCTATACCAGCGGTGTCGCGGCTCCCTGTCGCCTCCCACTTCTGAGCCTTCTTTATCCCACAGACTTTTCCTGTTGTGCTCTGATTCCAGGACCTTCACGACTAAGCCATTTAATCTGCCTGATGTCCTTTTGACCTCTAACTCAAAGGTCAGCTGGAAGGTTCCGAACTCGGGCTTGGGATGTGAGGAGGGACACAGCCTAAAATTCTACTTAGTCTTTAACCCTGGGCCTCTAAGACCCACCCTTTAGGTGCCTCACCCCAGGTATGAGCCTTCATATTCCAAAATTGACCCCCAAGTTTCCAAGTCGAGCCCTGTATAATAAATGAATTCCTACTAAATCTTCAGCCTTGCAACCCAACTGCATAACACAAATTTGGTTTCTGGTCCTGTTTAAAGGGCCCCGCCCTGTTAATCTTCAGATCTCTCCTGATTTGAGTCAGCGCCAATCCCTGCTCCCATGGTTCCAAATTTTAGCCCTGGTTCTTTCAATACCACTGCTCAGCCCCCCAGTTCCAGGACTCCACTCTAAAACCTTCAGAATCTCTATCCTGAGACCACCAATTTTGGAGAATCCTTCACTCTCCTTTCCAGCCCATACCTTAGACCCCAAAATGATTTCTCCATGTTTTCCTCCAGTAGAGACCCCAGTCCCTCCAAGACCTCTTGCATCCCAGGCCCCTATCgttccacctcctcccccacctccacagtCCCCCAATTTAGCCTTTCCACCCTCTCCCTCAAGTCTCCAGGCCCCTgttcccccaccacccccactgcCACCTCCATCCATTGCCACGGGGGCTGCTCCCCCTCACGTCTTTGGCCTGGAGAAGAGCCACCTTCTGAAAGAGGCCTTGGAGAAGGCCGGCCCAGTCCCCGGGAGCAGAGAGGACGTGAAGAGGCTCCTGAAGCTGCACAAGGACCGG
It encodes:
- the ACTMAP gene encoding actin maturation protease isoform X5; the encoded protein is MISPCFPPVETPVPPRPLASQAPIVPPPPPPPQSPNLAFPPSPSSLQAPVPPPPPLPPPSIATGAAPPHVFGLEKSHLLKEALEKAGPVPGSREDVKRLLKLHKDRFRSDLQWILFCADLPSFIQEGPQCGLVALWMAGTLLAPLSGIPLERLMQMAVERGYSAQGEMFSAPATTRISTTSRVRRRATRPTGQ